CCCAATCCACGCTCATGGAGGACGCTGACATGGCCGGACTGATCGCGTACGGCGCCTACGTGCCGTATCACCGCCTCGCGAGGACGGATGTCGCAGCCGCCCTGGGCGGCAAGGGGGGCAAGGGAACCCGCGCGGTCGCGGGCTATGACGAGGACACCACGTCCATGGCCGTCGAGGCAGCGCGCGGCGCCCTGGCCCGCGACGGCCTGCGCGCCCGCGTCAGCCAGCTCTTCCTCGCCACCGCCGCACCCGCCTACCTCGACAAGACCAACGCGGCCGCCGTCCATGCCGCGCTCGGCCTCGACCCGCACGTGCTCGCCGCCGACATGGCCGGCTCCGTGCGCTCCGGCCTCGGCGCCCTGGTCACGGCCGCCCGGTCCCCGGTCCCGACCTTGACGGTCCTGTCGGACCTGCGTATCGGCCTGCCCGGCGGCAGCGACGAGGTCGCGGGCGGCGACGGCGCGGCGGCGTTCGTCTTCGGCGGACACCGCAACGGTGCGCCCGTCATCGCGGAGGTGCTCGCCCACGACACGGTCAGCGACGAGATCCTCGACCGCTGGCGGCTGCCGGGCGCGCCCGTCTCCCGCGTCTGGGAGGAGCGCTTCGCCGAGGAGATCTACGTGTCCCTCGCGGACAAGGCGCTCACCGCGGCCCTCGACCATGCGGCGGTCGACATCGGCTCGATCGACCACTTCGTGGTCGCGGGCCTCCACGCGCGCGCGTGCGCGGCGGTCCGACGCACAGCCGGTGTCCGTCCCGAGGCGGTGACCCCGGACCTGGCCGGGGCGATCGGCAACGCCGGCACCGCGCAGCCCGGACTGCTTCTCGCCGACGTCCTCGACCGGGCCCGGCCCGGCGAGACCATCGCCCTCGTCGTGCTCGGCGACGGCGCCGGAGCCCTCCTGCTGCGCGCCACCGACGCGCTCCCGGCTCACCGCGCGGCCCGTCCGGTCGCCTCTCAGATCGCGGCGGGCAGCGCTCCGATGCCGTACACCACCTACCTGTCCTGGCGCGGCCTTCTCGACCGTGAACCGCCCCGTCGGCCGGACCCCGAGCCGCCGTACGCGCCGCCCGCACACCGCCGCACCGGCTGGAAGTACGGCTTCGTGGCCTCCCGTTGCGAGAAGTGCGCGACCAGGCATCTGCCGCCGGACCGAGTGTGCACATCCTGCCGGAGCGTCGACGCCATGACCGACGAGCCGATGGCGCACGTGCGCGGCACGGTCGCCACGTTCACCGTCGACCGCCTGGCGGCCACGCCGAGTCCGCCGATGCTCGTCGTGGTCGTCGACTACGACGGCGGCGGCCGGTTCCGCTGCCAGCTGACCGACGCCACCGAGGTCGACGCCGTCATCGGGGCCCGGGTCGCAATGACGTTCCGGCGCACGGTCACGGCGGCCGGCGTCCACAACTACTTCTGGAAGGCCCGGCCGGTGCGCACGGGCGAGACCGAGGGGACACACTGATGGGCTCGCACGGAATACGGGACCGGGTCGCGATCGTCGGCATGGGCTGCACGCCCTTCGGCGAGCACTGGACCCGCTCGGCGGACGACCTGCTGATCGACGCCGTCGGCGAGGCCGTCACCTCGGCCGGCGTCACCCTCGACGACATCGACGCGTACTGGTTCGGCACCCAGGCGTCCGGCGTGTCCGGGCTGACCCTGAGCCGGGCGCTCCACCTGCCCCACAAGCCGGTCACCCGCGTCGAGAACATGTGCGCGACCGGCTCCGAGGCGCTGCGCAACGCCTGCTACGCCGTCGCTTCGGGGGCGTACGACGTGGCGATGGCCGTCGGCGTGGAGAAGCTCAAGGACTCAGGCATGTCCGGACTGTCCGGCACGGCCATGCCGGGCGCGGGCGACGACAGCCGCGGGGAGATCACCGCCCCGGCCAACTTCTCTCTCCTGGCCCCCGCCTACGCGGCCAAGTACGGCCTGGCGGGGGAGGAGATGAAGGACGTCATCACCCGCATCGCCTGGAAGAACCACGTCAACGGGGCCCGCAACCCGCGCGCGCAGTTCCGCAAGGAGGTGCCGCTGGAGCGCATCCGGTCGGCCCCGACCGTAGCGGGCATGCTGGGCGTGTTCGACTGCTCGGGCGTCTCGGACGGCTCGGCGGCGGCGATCGTGGTGCGCGCAGAGGACGCCTACAAGTACACGGACAAGCCGATCTTCGTGAAGGCGCTGTCCTTCGTCGCCGGTCCCGCGGACGGGCTCCTCGACCCTGCGTACGACTTCACCACCTTCCCCGAGGTCGTCGCCTCCGCAGAGGAGGCCTACCGGCAGGCGGGCATCACCGACCCGCGCGCCGAACTCGCCCTCGCCGAGGTCCACGACTGCTTCACGCCCACGGAGTTGGTGCTGATGGAGGACCTGGGCTTCGCCGAGCGCGGTCAGGGATGGAAGGACGTCACCAGCGGGGCGTTCGACCTGGACGGCTCGCTGCCGGTCAACCCGGACGGTGGCCTGAAGGCGTTCGGGCACCCCATCGGCGCCTCCGGCCTGCGCATGATGTTCGAGGCCTGGCTCCAGCTGCGCGGCGAGGCGCCGGCCGAGCGGACGGTGAAGTCCGTGGCCGAGGGACGCTCGCTCGCCCTGACCCACAACCTCGGCGGCGGACCCGGCGAGTGTGTCTCGTTCGTGTCGGTCGTCGGCAGCCAACTCACCGAGTAGAACAGGCGGTTCGCGATGACGCGACTCCAGGACAAGATCGCCGTCGTCACCGGGGCCGCGTCCGGCATCGGCGCGTCCACCGCACGCCGCCTGGCGGCCGAGGGCGCGCACACGGTGGTCGCCGACCTGAACCTCGACGGGGCCGAGACGGTGACGGAGGAGATCCGCGCCGCCGGCGGCTCCGCGACGGCGGTCCCGGTCGACCTCGGCGACATCGAGAGCGTACGGGCCATGGTGGCCGCGGCGGTCGAGACGTACGGCGGTCTCGACGTCCTGCACAACAACGCGGCGGCCACCCACCTGGCCGCCCGTCAGGACCTCGCCGTGGTCGAGGCCGACCCGGCGGTGTGGGACGACACCATGCGCATCAACCTGCGCGGGACCATGGTCGCCGTCCAGGCCGCCGTCCCGCACATGATCGCGCGCGGCGGCGGCTCCATCATCAACACCTCGTCCGGGGCCGGGCTCTCGGGCGACCTGCGCAACCCGGCATACGGCGCCTCGAAGGCCGCCCTCATCAACCTCACGCAGTACGTCGCCACCCAGTACGGCAAGCAGGGCGTGCGCTGCAATGCCATCGCGCCGGGGTTCATCGTCACGCCGGCCAGCTCCGGTTCGGCGCACGGGGCGATCCGTGAGGCGATGCTGCGCCATCACCTCACGCCGCGCCTGGGACAGCCGGAGGACGTCGCGTCGGCGGTCGTCTTCCTCGCCTCCGACGAGTCGGCGTTCATCACCGGCCACACCCTGCGCGTGGACGGCGGCCTGCTGTCCCATCAGCCGTATGTCGCGGATCTGCGCGACGCCTGACACGGCCCCTGTGACTGCCGCCGGAGGCGCTGGGATCAGCGCCTCCGGTTCTCGGCGTCGCCCGGGACGCTCAGACCATCGTCTCCGGCTCCAGGTCGCCCAGGTAAGCCGCCCGCACTGCTGGATCGCGCCGTACCTCCTCCGGCGTGCCGGCGCAGATCCGGCGGCCGAAGTCCAGGACGACGACCTGGTCGCAGACGCTCATCACCATGTCGACGTCGTGCTCGACGAGCAGGACCCCCATGCCCCAGTCCTCGGCGAGCCGCCTTACCAGGTGGGCCAGTTCCCTGGTCTCGTCGTCCGACAGGCCCGCCGCCGGTTCGTCGAGGAGCAGCACGGACGGCGAGGCGGCCACGGCGCGGGCGATGGCCAGCAGCCGACGCTCTCCGTACGACAGGTCGCCCACCGGCCGGTCCAGGCTGCCCTGGAGACCGAACTCCCTTACCGCGACGAGCACATGGGCAGGCAGCGGGCGGCTGCCGGGGCGGACCAGGTCCGTGAGGTACGCCCACCGGCCGGGCCGGTCGCAGGCCGCGTACAGGTTGTCCAGGACGGTCATGTCCTCGAACAGCTCCAGAGACTGGAAGGACCGGCTCAGACCGGCGGCGGCCCGCCGGTGGACCGGCAGCCGGGTCGCGTCCCGGTCCCCGAGGCGCACACTGCCCGACACGGCCCGGGTGAAGCCGGTGACCGCGTCGATGGCGGAGGTCTTGCCGGCGCCGTTGGGACCGATGAGCCCCACGACCTGGCCCGGTCCGACGTCCAGACAGAGCCCTTCGACGGCGACGACACCCCCGTAGCGGACGGTGAGGTCCCGTACCTGGAGGGGGAGTGGGGCGGCGCGGGTCACGGCCGGGTCGGGCGACGGCTCGTCCTGCGGGACCGATGCCGGCCGCTGCGGGGGCAGCTTGCGCCGGCTCCCCGCCGCCCGTGTGCCGAGCCCCTTTCCGATGCCGTCCTGGTTGCTCACCAGCGTCAGCACCAGGATGATTCCGCCGATCAGCGGCATCCACTCGCTGAGCCCGGGCAGCACGAGGTCTCCGAACCGGGCACCCACCGTGCCCGCGGCGAAGGTCGCGCCGAACAGCGGACCGACGAGGAAACCGACCCCGCCGATGACCGCGAGGCCGAGCGCGGTGATGGAGCCGAAGCTCGCGAAGTCGGACAGGACGACCGAGGTCGAGCGGAAGCCGGTGAGCACGCCGGCGAGCGCGGCGATGGCCGAGGAGAGGCCGAAGGCATAGAGCTTGGCGGCGCGGACGTCGATGCCGAGGGCGGCGGCGGCCCGTTCGTTCGCCCGTACGGCGATCAGCCGGCGGCCGGTCCGGCTGCGTCGCACGTTGGCGACCACGAGCGTGGCGGCGACGAACAGCAGGAGCACCACGGCGGCGTACCGCTGCGGATGGTCGACGCCCGAGATGCTGATGCCGAAGAGTGTCTGCTTGCCCACCGCGATGCCGTCGCTGCCGGGGGTCGTCGCCAGGTCGGTGTTCTGGAAGACCATCGCCTCCAGGGTGGTGCCGAGGCCGAGAGTGATGATCGCGAGATTGACGCCGCGGGTGCGGACCGCGGGGAGGGCGAACAGCAGACCGATCGGCACCGTACCGAACACCCCTGCCAGCAGTGCGAGTTCGAACGGCCAACCCCAGTCGGCCGCCGCGTGTCCGGCGAGGAAGGCGCCCGTCCCGGCCAGTGCGTAGGCCGCGAGGGAGACCTGTCCCGCGTATCCGGTGACCACGACGATCGACAGGATGATCAGCGACAGCACCAGGGTGGTGGTGATCGCGTCGGCCCACAGTGGCGTCGCCAGGCTCACCAGCGACAGACCGGCCACGACGGCGAGCGCCAACGGCAGAGGGCGGACCTTCCCGGTGCCCAGGCCGGGCAGCCGGTCAAGGAACGTGCCCCGCAGCGGCAGCGCCCGGCCGCGTGCGACCAGCACCAGGGCGATGAAGAGGAAGGGGACCGACGCGGCGAGTCCGGAGACGTCGGAGCCGAAGCGGGTCAGTTCGGACTGCACCACGCCGATGACCAGGCCCCCGGCCAGCGTGACGGGGAAGGAGGAGAACCTGCCGACCAGGGCGGCGGCCAGGGCGCTGAGCAGGAGGGTGGTCAGTCCGGTCACCGACAGACCGATGACGGGCACGATCAGGATGGCCGTCAGCCCCGCGAGCGCCGATCCCAGCGCCCAGTTGCCGGTGGCGATCAGGTCCGGGGACCAGCCGAGCGAGGCGGCCGCGCCCTCGTTCTCCGCGACCGCGCTGGTGCCCAGGCCGAACAGGGTGCGCTTGTAGAGGAGGTGGAGGAACACGGTCACCACGACCGCGATGCCGATCAGCCACACACGGTCCTCGGAGACCGTGGCCCCGGCGATCGTCAGCAGCTTGGTGGGCAGTTTGCCCGGCACCAGCTCCAGGCCGTCGCCGTAGCGCTTGACGGCGATCGCGGTGAGCACGATGAAGACCGCCAGGGTGCCGACCAGACGGGCCAGCGAGGACGCTCTGCGCAGCGGGCGGAGCGCCAACAGGTGGGTGAGCACGCCCAGCACCGCGGAGAAGACCACGCCGCACGCGGTGGCGGGCCAGTACGGCACGCCGTGCTGGGCTGCGAGCTCCCATTGGACATATGCCCCGGCCATACCGATCGCGCCGTGCGCGAAGTTCAGGACGCCGGAGCCCCGGTAGACCAGCACGATGCCGTGCGCGGTGAGCGCGTACAGGGCGCCGAGCGCGAGGCCGAGCAGCGCGAAACGTAGGACGTCGTCCATCGAGGAACCTCCCGAAGGCAGGAGCGAGACAGCACATTCATTTAAATAATTGTGCCGAGAGTACTTCACTAACCACAAAACGCACCCCATGCTGTTCGGCATCTCGACGACGAGCCCAGCGGAGGAACCCATGAACCACTCACGCCGACGCAGAACCGCCGCAGCAGGCTGCCTCGCGGTCACCGGAGCCCTGCTCGCCGCCGGCTGCGGGGGAGAGGCGTCCGGGAGTTCGAAAGAAGACACCTCCGCCCTGAAGGGCGCACCGGTCAAGGTGATGGTCTGGACGCCGGAGGACACCCAGGGCAGCGCCCAGCCCGGGGTCCGGCTCACCGCCCAGGCCTACGAGAAGTGGATCAACGCCAACGGCGGGATCAAGGGCGCCCCGCTGAAGGTCCTCACCTGCAACGAGAAGAACAACCCCGACGAGGCCGAGAAGTGCGCCCAGCAGGCGGTCGCCGAGAAGGTGGTCGCGGTGGTGGGCTCCTACAGCCTCGCCGGTGATCGCTACATGCCCATCCTGCAGAAGGCCGCCATCCCGTACATCGGCGGCACCGGCGTCTCGGCGGCCGAGTTCTCCAACCCACTGTCGTTCCCGGTCAACGGCGGCACCCCGGTGGTGTTCGCGGCCCACGGCCGGCAACTGGTGCAGAGCGGCTGCAACAAGATCTCCGGCGTGCGCTACGACGTGGCCGCCGCCGCCGTCGTCTCGCAGTTCCTCACCGTCGGCGCGCTCTCCGCCGGAGGCGCGGCGCCCAAGGACATCAAGGTGCCGCTCACCGCCACCGACCTCGCCCCGCAGGTCGCCGCCGCGACCAAGGGAAGCGACTGCGTGAGCGTCATCATGGGCACCGCCTCGGGCCTGTTCGTGAAGTCGTACGTGCAGTCCGGCGCCAAGACGAAGCTCGGCAGCGTCGTCGGCAACCTGACCCCGCAGCTCGCCGAGAGCACCGGCGGAGCCGGAGGCCCGCTGGAGGGCGCCGCGATCACCGGCTACTTCCCGCCGACCTCCGACGCCGCCTGGAAGGACTTCGTCGCAGCCACCAAGGGCGACAAGGACATCGACACCAGCAACGGCGCCAACGAGACGACCTGGGTGGCCTTCAAGGTCTTCACCGAGGCCGCCAGGAAACTCCCGACGATCACCGCGAAGGCCCTCGTGCAGGAGCTCGACACCAGCCCGGGCATCAGCACCGGCGGCCTGACCCCGCCGCTGAGCTGGAAGGCGTCCACGGCCCTGCCGATCAAGGGGCTCGACCGCATCCACAACACCACCGCCACCGAACTGACCATCCGCGACGGGAAGATCGAGTGGGCCAAGCCCGGATCGACCTTCGTCGACGTCCGCAAGGTCCTGACGGCCATGTCGTCCGGCTGAGGAGCAGGCCTGTGCACGACACCGACGCACCCCTGATCGAAGCACGCTCTCTGTCCGCCGGATACGGCAGCCAGCCCGTCGTACGCGACCTCGAGCTGGAGGTCCGCCCCGGCGAGGTCGTCGCCCTGCTCGGTCCCAACGGCGCCGGCAAGACCACCACCCTGCGGGCGCTCTCCGGAAGCCTGGCCCCGATGGGCGGCGAGGTGCGCTGGCTGGGCGAACCCGGCCGGACACCGCTGCACCGCCGCGCCCGCCAGGGCCTGGCATACGTCGGTGAGCGGGCGGTCTTCACCCGGCTC
The window above is part of the Streptomyces sp. NBC_00425 genome. Proteins encoded here:
- a CDS encoding SDR family NAD(P)-dependent oxidoreductase, with the protein product MTRLQDKIAVVTGAASGIGASTARRLAAEGAHTVVADLNLDGAETVTEEIRAAGGSATAVPVDLGDIESVRAMVAAAVETYGGLDVLHNNAAATHLAARQDLAVVEADPAVWDDTMRINLRGTMVAVQAAVPHMIARGGGSIINTSSGAGLSGDLRNPAYGASKAALINLTQYVATQYGKQGVRCNAIAPGFIVTPASSGSAHGAIREAMLRHHLTPRLGQPEDVASAVVFLASDESAFITGHTLRVDGGLLSHQPYVADLRDA
- a CDS encoding acetyl-CoA acetyltransferase, yielding MGSHGIRDRVAIVGMGCTPFGEHWTRSADDLLIDAVGEAVTSAGVTLDDIDAYWFGTQASGVSGLTLSRALHLPHKPVTRVENMCATGSEALRNACYAVASGAYDVAMAVGVEKLKDSGMSGLSGTAMPGAGDDSRGEITAPANFSLLAPAYAAKYGLAGEEMKDVITRIAWKNHVNGARNPRAQFRKEVPLERIRSAPTVAGMLGVFDCSGVSDGSAAAIVVRAEDAYKYTDKPIFVKALSFVAGPADGLLDPAYDFTTFPEVVASAEEAYRQAGITDPRAELALAEVHDCFTPTELVLMEDLGFAERGQGWKDVTSGAFDLDGSLPVNPDGGLKAFGHPIGASGLRMMFEAWLQLRGEAPAERTVKSVAEGRSLALTHNLGGGPGECVSFVSVVGSQLTE
- a CDS encoding branched-chain amino acid ABC transporter permease/ATP-binding protein — protein: MDDVLRFALLGLALGALYALTAHGIVLVYRGSGVLNFAHGAIGMAGAYVQWELAAQHGVPYWPATACGVVFSAVLGVLTHLLALRPLRRASSLARLVGTLAVFIVLTAIAVKRYGDGLELVPGKLPTKLLTIAGATVSEDRVWLIGIAVVVTVFLHLLYKRTLFGLGTSAVAENEGAAASLGWSPDLIATGNWALGSALAGLTAILIVPVIGLSVTGLTTLLLSALAAALVGRFSSFPVTLAGGLVIGVVQSELTRFGSDVSGLAASVPFLFIALVLVARGRALPLRGTFLDRLPGLGTGKVRPLPLALAVVAGLSLVSLATPLWADAITTTLVLSLIILSIVVVTGYAGQVSLAAYALAGTGAFLAGHAAADWGWPFELALLAGVFGTVPIGLLFALPAVRTRGVNLAIITLGLGTTLEAMVFQNTDLATTPGSDGIAVGKQTLFGISISGVDHPQRYAAVVLLLFVAATLVVANVRRSRTGRRLIAVRANERAAAALGIDVRAAKLYAFGLSSAIAALAGVLTGFRSTSVVLSDFASFGSITALGLAVIGGVGFLVGPLFGATFAAGTVGARFGDLVLPGLSEWMPLIGGIILVLTLVSNQDGIGKGLGTRAAGSRRKLPPQRPASVPQDEPSPDPAVTRAAPLPLQVRDLTVRYGGVVAVEGLCLDVGPGQVVGLIGPNGAGKTSAIDAVTGFTRAVSGSVRLGDRDATRLPVHRRAAAGLSRSFQSLELFEDMTVLDNLYAACDRPGRWAYLTDLVRPGSRPLPAHVLVAVREFGLQGSLDRPVGDLSYGERRLLAIARAVAASPSVLLLDEPAAGLSDDETRELAHLVRRLAEDWGMGVLLVEHDVDMVMSVCDQVVVLDFGRRICAGTPEEVRRDPAVRAAYLGDLEPETMV
- a CDS encoding OB-fold domain-containing protein — encoded protein: MAGLIAYGAYVPYHRLARTDVAAALGGKGGKGTRAVAGYDEDTTSMAVEAARGALARDGLRARVSQLFLATAAPAYLDKTNAAAVHAALGLDPHVLAADMAGSVRSGLGALVTAARSPVPTLTVLSDLRIGLPGGSDEVAGGDGAAAFVFGGHRNGAPVIAEVLAHDTVSDEILDRWRLPGAPVSRVWEERFAEEIYVSLADKALTAALDHAAVDIGSIDHFVVAGLHARACAAVRRTAGVRPEAVTPDLAGAIGNAGTAQPGLLLADVLDRARPGETIALVVLGDGAGALLLRATDALPAHRAARPVASQIAAGSAPMPYTTYLSWRGLLDREPPRRPDPEPPYAPPAHRRTGWKYGFVASRCEKCATRHLPPDRVCTSCRSVDAMTDEPMAHVRGTVATFTVDRLAATPSPPMLVVVVDYDGGGRFRCQLTDATEVDAVIGARVAMTFRRTVTAAGVHNYFWKARPVRTGETEGTH
- a CDS encoding ABC transporter substrate-binding protein, with product MNHSRRRRTAAAGCLAVTGALLAAGCGGEASGSSKEDTSALKGAPVKVMVWTPEDTQGSAQPGVRLTAQAYEKWINANGGIKGAPLKVLTCNEKNNPDEAEKCAQQAVAEKVVAVVGSYSLAGDRYMPILQKAAIPYIGGTGVSAAEFSNPLSFPVNGGTPVVFAAHGRQLVQSGCNKISGVRYDVAAAAVVSQFLTVGALSAGGAAPKDIKVPLTATDLAPQVAAATKGSDCVSVIMGTASGLFVKSYVQSGAKTKLGSVVGNLTPQLAESTGGAGGPLEGAAITGYFPPTSDAAWKDFVAATKGDKDIDTSNGANETTWVAFKVFTEAARKLPTITAKALVQELDTSPGISTGGLTPPLSWKASTALPIKGLDRIHNTTATELTIRDGKIEWAKPGSTFVDVRKVLTAMSSG